The following coding sequences lie in one Musa acuminata AAA Group cultivar baxijiao chromosome BXJ3-1, Cavendish_Baxijiao_AAA, whole genome shotgun sequence genomic window:
- the LOC135629354 gene encoding protein STAY-GREEN, chloroplastic-like isoform X3, giving the protein MAFAAAMLPLPVQRGSPLFVFSRRRRGSLSMVSMVPAARLFGPAIFEASKLKVLFLGVDKAKLPRAYTLTHSDLTSKLTLAISHTINRAQLQGWCNRLQRDEVVAEWNKVQGKMSLHVHCHISGGHFLLDLVASLRYYIFCDELPVAFVHGDEALFNDYPELEEAMVWVYFHSNLPEFNRVECWGPLRDAASAGRSKAGEAQPPFPTDRPRRCKAECDCCFPLQSLIPWPHDFQEERRESAGRPQQ; this is encoded by the exons ATGGCTTTCGCAGCTGCTATGCTTCCGCTGCCTGTTCAGCGAGGAAGTCCCTTGTTCGTCTTCAGCAGGCGGAGAAGAGGAAGTCTCTCCATGGTCTCCATGGTTCCG GCTGCGAGGCTGTTTGGGCCGGCCATATTCGAGGCTTCCAAGCTGAAGGTGCTCTTCTTGGGGGTGGACAAGGCGAAGCTCCCCAGGGCCTACACTCTCACCCACAGCGATCTCACCTCCAAGCTCACCCTCGCCATCTCCCACACCATCAACCGCGCTCAG CTGCAGGGCTGGTGCAACCGACTGCAGAGGGACGAGGTGGTGGCCGAGTGGAACAAGGTCCAAGGAAAGATGTCCCTCCACGTCCATTGCCACATCAGTGGCGGCCATTTCCTCCTCGACCTCGTCGCCAGCCTCCGTTACTACATCTTCTGCGATGAACTCCCAGTG GCGTTCGTTCATGGCGACGAGGCGCTGTTCAACGACTACCCGGAGCTGGAGGAGGCAATGGTGTGGGTCTACTTCCACTCCAACCTTCCCGAGTTCAACCGGGTGGAGTGCTGGGGGCCGCTCCGGGACGCGGCCTCGGCCGGGAGGAGCAAGGCCGGGGAGGCACAGCCGCCGTTCCCGACAGACCGGCCGCGACGGTGCAAGGCGGAATGCGACTGCTGCTTCCCTCTGCAGAGTTTGATCCCCTGGCCGCATGACTTCCAAGAGGAACGCCGGGAATCTGCCGGCCGACCGCAGCAGTAA
- the LOC135629354 gene encoding protein STAY-GREEN, chloroplastic-like isoform X4, protein MLPLPVQRGSPLFVFSRRRRGSLSMVSMVPAARLFGPAIFEASKLKVLFLGVDKAKLPRAYTLTHSDLTSKLTLAISHTINRAQLQGWCNRLQRDEVVAEWNKVQGKMSLHVHCHISGGHFLLDLVASLRYYIFCDELPVVLKAFVHGDEALFNDYPELEEAMVWVYFHSNLPEFNRVECWGPLRDAASAGRSKAGEAQPPFPTDRPRRCKAECDCCFPLQSLIPWPHDFQEERRESAGRPQQ, encoded by the exons ATGCTTCCGCTGCCTGTTCAGCGAGGAAGTCCCTTGTTCGTCTTCAGCAGGCGGAGAAGAGGAAGTCTCTCCATGGTCTCCATGGTTCCG GCTGCGAGGCTGTTTGGGCCGGCCATATTCGAGGCTTCCAAGCTGAAGGTGCTCTTCTTGGGGGTGGACAAGGCGAAGCTCCCCAGGGCCTACACTCTCACCCACAGCGATCTCACCTCCAAGCTCACCCTCGCCATCTCCCACACCATCAACCGCGCTCAG CTGCAGGGCTGGTGCAACCGACTGCAGAGGGACGAGGTGGTGGCCGAGTGGAACAAGGTCCAAGGAAAGATGTCCCTCCACGTCCATTGCCACATCAGTGGCGGCCATTTCCTCCTCGACCTCGTCGCCAGCCTCCGTTACTACATCTTCTGCGATGAACTCCCAGTG GTACTGAAGGCGTTCGTTCATGGCGACGAGGCGCTGTTCAACGACTACCCGGAGCTGGAGGAGGCAATGGTGTGGGTCTACTTCCACTCCAACCTTCCCGAGTTCAACCGGGTGGAGTGCTGGGGGCCGCTCCGGGACGCGGCCTCGGCCGGGAGGAGCAAGGCCGGGGAGGCACAGCCGCCGTTCCCGACAGACCGGCCGCGACGGTGCAAGGCGGAATGCGACTGCTGCTTCCCTCTGCAGAGTTTGATCCCCTGGCCGCATGACTTCCAAGAGGAACGCCGGGAATCTGCCGGCCGACCGCAGCAGTAA
- the LOC135629354 gene encoding protein STAY-GREEN, chloroplastic-like isoform X2, with the protein MAFAAAMLPLPVQRGSPLFVFSRRRRGSLSMVSMVPAARLFGPAIFEASKLKVLFLGVDKAKLPRAYTLTHSDLTSKLTLAISHTINRAQGWCNRLQRDEVVAEWNKVQGKMSLHVHCHISGGHFLLDLVASLRYYIFCDELPVVLKAFVHGDEALFNDYPELEEAMVWVYFHSNLPEFNRVECWGPLRDAASAGRSKAGEAQPPFPTDRPRRCKAECDCCFPLQSLIPWPHDFQEERRESAGRPQQ; encoded by the exons ATGGCTTTCGCAGCTGCTATGCTTCCGCTGCCTGTTCAGCGAGGAAGTCCCTTGTTCGTCTTCAGCAGGCGGAGAAGAGGAAGTCTCTCCATGGTCTCCATGGTTCCG GCTGCGAGGCTGTTTGGGCCGGCCATATTCGAGGCTTCCAAGCTGAAGGTGCTCTTCTTGGGGGTGGACAAGGCGAAGCTCCCCAGGGCCTACACTCTCACCCACAGCGATCTCACCTCCAAGCTCACCCTCGCCATCTCCCACACCATCAACCGCGCTCAG GGCTGGTGCAACCGACTGCAGAGGGACGAGGTGGTGGCCGAGTGGAACAAGGTCCAAGGAAAGATGTCCCTCCACGTCCATTGCCACATCAGTGGCGGCCATTTCCTCCTCGACCTCGTCGCCAGCCTCCGTTACTACATCTTCTGCGATGAACTCCCAGTG GTACTGAAGGCGTTCGTTCATGGCGACGAGGCGCTGTTCAACGACTACCCGGAGCTGGAGGAGGCAATGGTGTGGGTCTACTTCCACTCCAACCTTCCCGAGTTCAACCGGGTGGAGTGCTGGGGGCCGCTCCGGGACGCGGCCTCGGCCGGGAGGAGCAAGGCCGGGGAGGCACAGCCGCCGTTCCCGACAGACCGGCCGCGACGGTGCAAGGCGGAATGCGACTGCTGCTTCCCTCTGCAGAGTTTGATCCCCTGGCCGCATGACTTCCAAGAGGAACGCCGGGAATCTGCCGGCCGACCGCAGCAGTAA
- the LOC135629354 gene encoding protein STAY-GREEN, chloroplastic-like isoform X1: MAFAAAMLPLPVQRGSPLFVFSRRRRGSLSMVSMVPAARLFGPAIFEASKLKVLFLGVDKAKLPRAYTLTHSDLTSKLTLAISHTINRAQLQGWCNRLQRDEVVAEWNKVQGKMSLHVHCHISGGHFLLDLVASLRYYIFCDELPVVLKAFVHGDEALFNDYPELEEAMVWVYFHSNLPEFNRVECWGPLRDAASAGRSKAGEAQPPFPTDRPRRCKAECDCCFPLQSLIPWPHDFQEERRESAGRPQQ, from the exons ATGGCTTTCGCAGCTGCTATGCTTCCGCTGCCTGTTCAGCGAGGAAGTCCCTTGTTCGTCTTCAGCAGGCGGAGAAGAGGAAGTCTCTCCATGGTCTCCATGGTTCCG GCTGCGAGGCTGTTTGGGCCGGCCATATTCGAGGCTTCCAAGCTGAAGGTGCTCTTCTTGGGGGTGGACAAGGCGAAGCTCCCCAGGGCCTACACTCTCACCCACAGCGATCTCACCTCCAAGCTCACCCTCGCCATCTCCCACACCATCAACCGCGCTCAG CTGCAGGGCTGGTGCAACCGACTGCAGAGGGACGAGGTGGTGGCCGAGTGGAACAAGGTCCAAGGAAAGATGTCCCTCCACGTCCATTGCCACATCAGTGGCGGCCATTTCCTCCTCGACCTCGTCGCCAGCCTCCGTTACTACATCTTCTGCGATGAACTCCCAGTG GTACTGAAGGCGTTCGTTCATGGCGACGAGGCGCTGTTCAACGACTACCCGGAGCTGGAGGAGGCAATGGTGTGGGTCTACTTCCACTCCAACCTTCCCGAGTTCAACCGGGTGGAGTGCTGGGGGCCGCTCCGGGACGCGGCCTCGGCCGGGAGGAGCAAGGCCGGGGAGGCACAGCCGCCGTTCCCGACAGACCGGCCGCGACGGTGCAAGGCGGAATGCGACTGCTGCTTCCCTCTGCAGAGTTTGATCCCCTGGCCGCATGACTTCCAAGAGGAACGCCGGGAATCTGCCGGCCGACCGCAGCAGTAA